The window CACAGCAGTCGCACAGACCATTCTTAATGTGTACGAATTCAACCTGAGTATGCAAGAGGCGGTGAACGCACCTCGTTTTCACCATCAATGGCTGCCCGATATGGTGATTTTTGAACCCGAAGGTTTTTCGGATGAACTCAAGGAACAATTAAAGTCCAAAGGATACATTATCAACGAGGAACGTACTCCAATCATTGGTAAGGTAGATGCCATCCGGGTGCTTCCCGATGGAAGACTGGAAGGCGGGGCGGACAAACGTGGCGATGACACCGCCGTAGGATTCTAAATTTCAGCCCTATGCAATTTGATGTTGTGGTATTGACGGACCATAGATATGTGTCCCCAACAAAAAAGACTCCTTATATTGAAAATGTACTTTTGGAGGACCGATTGGTCGTGGAAGCTATGCAAAATGAAGGGTTGACCGTAGGCCGAAAAGCTTGGGACGACTCCGATTTTGATTGGTCCACTACCCGATTTGCGCTATTTCGCACCACTTGGGACTATTTTGACCGCTTTGCCGACTTTTCCAAATGGCTCGAGCAAGCTTCACAACAAACACAGTTCATAAACTCCAAGGAACTCATCCGCTGGAACATCGATAAGCACTATTTGCAAGACCTGTCCAAGGCCGGGGTGACCATTCCCAAAACGCTTTTCATTGAAAAAGATTCAAGCATTACCCTTGCCGAAGCCGTTGCCAAAACACAGCTGGAGTACGGATTCGCATCGGATACTTTTATTCTAAAACCTTGTGTTTCGGGGGCTGCCCGCCATACCTATAAAATAGGGAAAGACGAAATTGGCAAACATGAATCCATTTTTAAGGAATTGATTGCGGAAGAAGCATTAATGCTTCAAGAATTTCAGCACCATATTGTATCCGAAGGAGAGATTTCCATGATGCTATTCAACGGAACATTCACTCATGCCGTATTAAAAATAGCCAAAGCGGGTGATTTTAGGGTACAGGACGATTTTGGGGGAACCGTGCACGAATACCAACCTACTGAAGAGCAGATTGCCTTTGCGCAAACTGTGGTTCACGCGGCTCCACAATTGCCCATGTATGCACGGGTGGATATCTTTAAGGACAATGATGGAAATTGGGCCTTGGCCGAGCTGGAAATTTTTGAACCCGAACTGTGGTTCCGCTTAAAACCTGAAGCAGCCGGTCTGCTGGCAAAAGCAATAAAAAATAGCTGTTTGATGCAACAGGCCTGATTGGAAAGCCTGATTGAACATGACCTACGAAAAACAATTTTAAAATGAAAATCGTACGATACGCATTGATGTTTGTGGTATTGGGCTGCATGGCCCAACGGCAAACGACAGGTGAATTGGTGGCTCTGGACGAAGCCTTTTATGATTATGTTGATCAACATGCAACCATTGAAGTGCTGGCCGATGGGTACATCTGGTCCGAAGGACCTGTATGGGTGAAAGATGGCGGCTTCCTGCTGTTTTCAGATGTACCACAGAATACCATTTTTAAATGGAAAGAGGGCGAAGGGATTTCCGAATTTTTGAAACCCTCAGGATATACGGGCGTTTTGCCTTACAGTCATGAGCCCGGCAGTAACGGACTCATCATAAACCAACAAGGCGAGTTGGTATCCTGCGAACATGGCGACCGTAGAGTTTCTCGAATGCCTTTGTCAAATGGAGGGAAAATAACCATTGCTGACCATTGGGAAGGCAAGCGGTTCAATAGTCCCAACGATATTGTACAAAGCTCGAATGGCACCTATTATTTCACCGACCCTCCCTATGGACTTCCACAGCAACAAAATTCCAAAACCCGTGAAATGGATGCCTTTGGCGTGTATAAAATTGATAAGAATGGGCAGGTGGATAGGGTTGTTGGGAATCTTTCCCGCCCCAATGGGATTGCCCTCTCCCCTGATGAAAAAATTCTATACGTCAATCAATCCGATAATGCGGCACCATATATTATGGCCTACCAGGTTCAGCCTGATGGCACTCTGCAGCAAGGTCGTATCTTTTTTGATGCGTCCCCCTTGCTGGAAGAAGGTTTGATCGGGTCCTTGGATGGTCTCAAAGTTGCCAAAGATGGGACTATTTTTTCGACCGGACCAGGAGGTGTATTGATTATCACGGAAAGCGGTAAGCTTTTGGGGCGCATCGCCACCGGACAACGCACCGCTAACTGTGCTTGGGGCGACGATGGTTCGGTACTGTACATGACCGCCCACTCCTATTTGATGCGAATTCAAACGAAAACCACTGGGGTAGGCTTCTAATTTTACTTGGCAATTTGTCTCTTGAGCTCTTCCATGGACTGCTGTAACTGCTTCAACAAGCCGGTTTCCGTAGTGGCATCCACGTTGAAAGTCAATTTGCTGCTTACCTCCCAAATTTCTTGGATTTGGAAAGGTTTGATTTCGTAAGGCGGATAGGTCTCGTTGAGAGAAACCAAGGTAATGTTATTGGAGTTCGGTTTTCGTTCAATCTTTTTCACCATTACCGAATCCTGAAGCACAACAACGTACATTTTATTGGGACTCACATGGTCGATGTGCTCGATGGCTCGTGCAAGAACCCAATCATTGGGTCTCAAATTGGGGAGCATACTATCGCCCTCCACCTGAAAGCCACGATAGGTCGCATTGCGAAATTCAGGAATGGGCATATCAAAAGCTGGTAATTGTCGGTACCAGCTGGTATCGGAAATATTTTGTGGATACCCCGCTGCTGCCTTGGCATTGACCATCACCATGTTGTCGTTATCGGAATTATCCACGGTGACCACCTTGGGAATGACACTGGTTTTTGAAGTGTCCAAATGCTTTTGGTCACTTTCACCAAACAACCATAAAGGGTTGATTTTGAACTGTTTTAAAAGTTCAGCAACTACTTTTCCGGACAGCCTGGTCCTACCCCGTTCAATATCGGCAGTCGTATTTTTAACACCCAACAATTGGGCGAACTCTGTTTGGGTGTATCCGAGTTCCCTTCGGATGTCGGTAAA is drawn from Flagellimonas sp. MMG031 and contains these coding sequences:
- a CDS encoding S24 family peptidase; translation: MENEITLKRFTDIRRELGYTQTEFAQLLGVKNTTADIERGRTRLSGKVVAELLKQFKINPLWLFGESDQKHLDTSKTSVIPKVVTVDNSDNDNMVMVNAKAAAGYPQNISDTSWYRQLPAFDMPIPEFRNATYRGFQVEGDSMLPNLRPNDWVLARAIEHIDHVSPNKMYVVVLQDSVMVKKIERKPNSNNITLVSLNETYPPYEIKPFQIQEIWEVSSKLTFNVDATTETGLLKQLQQSMEELKRQIAK
- a CDS encoding SMP-30/gluconolactonase/LRE family protein, whose protein sequence is MKIVRYALMFVVLGCMAQRQTTGELVALDEAFYDYVDQHATIEVLADGYIWSEGPVWVKDGGFLLFSDVPQNTIFKWKEGEGISEFLKPSGYTGVLPYSHEPGSNGLIINQQGELVSCEHGDRRVSRMPLSNGGKITIADHWEGKRFNSPNDIVQSSNGTYYFTDPPYGLPQQQNSKTREMDAFGVYKIDKNGQVDRVVGNLSRPNGIALSPDEKILYVNQSDNAAPYIMAYQVQPDGTLQQGRIFFDASPLLEEGLIGSLDGLKVAKDGTIFSTGPGGVLIITESGKLLGRIATGQRTANCAWGDDGSVLYMTAHSYLMRIQTKTTGVGF